From the Pseudomonas sp. VD-NE ins genome, the window GCGCGTTTTGCGTCTGTACCAAAAACTTCAGGCCTTGCAAGCGCAGGTGCTGGAAGCGGCGGAAGATGCCAGCGATCTCGATCTGCTCGGTCGCTTGATGCTCAGAACCAGCGCGCGCAATCAGTTGCACGGCAAAGTCGTGGCGATCGAAGCGCAGGGCCGCAATGACCTGATCCGTCTCGAACTGGCCGAGGGCCTGTGCCTCGACGCGCAGATCACCCACGACAGCACCGTGCATTTGGAGCTGCAGGCCGGCACCGAAGTGGTCGCGTTGATCAAGGCCGGCTGGCTGGAATTGCTGAGCAACGAGCAATCTGCAACGTCTGGTCACAATCTTCTCGAAGGCACCATCGAAGCGATTCTCGACGCCGAAGACGGCCCGAGCGAAGTGCGGATCACCCTGCCCAACGGCCATACCCTCTGCGCACTGGCTGAGCCGCTCGATTTGCGCACGCGCGGGCTGACGGTCGAACAACCGGTGCAGGTGCAGTTTTCGCCGTCCAATGTGCTGATCGGCACGCCGCTGTAGTCAGGCGCTGCAACGAAAGCGTCATCGACGCTCATTAAGGTAGCTGCCAAAACCAAGCAGGGAGCCTGATGTGAGCCTATTAGAAGAAAACCAATCCACTGATCTGGAAAAGA encodes:
- a CDS encoding TOBE domain-containing protein; this translates as MSMPSLLSQHIVRRPQRIALLQHIAEQGSITRAAKSAGLSYKAAWDAIDELNNLAQKPLVERAVGGKGGGGAKLSSEGERVLRLYQKLQALQAQVLEAAEDASDLDLLGRLMLRTSARNQLHGKVVAIEAQGRNDLIRLELAEGLCLDAQITHDSTVHLELQAGTEVVALIKAGWLELLSNEQSATSGHNLLEGTIEAILDAEDGPSEVRITLPNGHTLCALAEPLDLRTRGLTVEQPVQVQFSPSNVLIGTPL